GTAATCCTTGCCAGCTTACCACATTTGAAAAGTGGTAGGAGAGGTAATTTGTATAGCCATAGAACAGCcgataaaagaaaagaatgtaagTTTTGACAATATCATCATGTTGGATGGAAACGAGAAAGGAAATTAGAAAACAGAAGATTCAGTTAGGAATGTGTTGGAAAAGTTTGTTTCTGTACTAGTTGAAGGCACAGGGATGCTACGAAGAAAGAGCTAAAAATATGGATATAATAATGTTAATGATAACAGCTGCCCTCTTATTTGGTGGGATCAAGAACATTTTTGGTCTATACATTCAACGTAAACAATCCTGCCTATAGACGAACAAATCACTGTGTCTAAAACTTGATCAAAGAACAACATTCGTTATGAGTTAGTTATTCCTTGAGAGTTAAGGaataaacagaaaacaaaacattgCCTCGactaaaaaattaaaaaaacgATGACTGCAGGAGTAATTTTTTGGTGATTATATGTGTGACCGTTtggaaaaatatcaaacGCTAAGATTAAAGTCAGTTTTCATGATGGGGGAGacataaattttataatcaaCTTTGAAATCCATGTATACTATGTCGCCAAATGGAATAGCCAAACTATGGATTAGCGAAATTAAGTAGCCGATGGTGCATCTATATACTCGGCAAATGAGTAagtatttgaaaagaaccGCCAAGTAGCTACTTTtaatttggtttcttctgtttcaaCTACATATCGGAAACATAACTGAATCATCCTTAATGCTACCTTGTGTTTTAGTAGATTTCGAGTGTTTGGAAAATAACAGTGGCCGCGGGTCAAGACTAAATATAGTATTATAATTTATACGAGAATCACTAGCActgaaataaaaacaacgGAGGTTTGAACCTTCCAAAAAGGGAATATGCTTTATAGTGTTTGTCACAGGCGAGatctcacttgttatgagaataagtgTTCAGTGgaaataaatatacaaCTTACAAGGAATTATATTAGAGTTAAAAGCTTTAATACTACGAGAAAAGGATAGTAAGAACTTCCAGGGACCTGATTCACTAATTAAGTTGTACAAGGCAATTTTTatagctagatcagtcaaatcttccaatctgaaggTTTGTGCTTCTACGCCGGGTATGTTATATCTCTCAAAGTAAATAACGGAAACCAAAATTGTCAACAAACAAGAGCTTACTTTATGGTGTTGACTAGTCACAATTACAAGTAGTatgcaaacaaaaggtGAAGGAAAACTTTAGGAATATGAGTATCCTTTATTCTCATTTCAAGAGATTATCTGTAATGAACCATGTCTCTGTTGATACTCGCATTCGTGCTTGTGATTTATGAAAGACATGCAAATACACGACACAGTAAAGTAAAACACTAGTTAGTTACGATGAAATTTCCGTCAATATgtaaattattattaaaaatgGTGTTCTATCCAGGGAGAAAACGAACGATGCTGTGTAACGAATTaagaaattattgaaaGAGTGATTTAACAGTAAACAGACTTCTCTGGACTTATCCGATCCTTACTTTTGTGGACTGCGATTGACATGGATGATCCCAAAGAAGGGGTGAAGTACAAAGAACTAAAGTAGGTTCGGTAAGATAGTAGAAAAATGGAGCGAAAGCTCAAGCATTAGCACTTTGCTCAGCAAGAGGTTGAAAttcgatttcttcgttaCGAGGTGGACCATTCCTGCTAATTCTGTTGATCTGCAAGGTTAGTGAGAAATCCTAGATTTACAAAACTAAATTCCGCTTACTGTAGGTGGGATAAGAGTcatattttcaaatgcaTTTGGGTTTCCTAAAGAAGTTAGAAAGGTTGATAGAAAATTGCAACTTACGAATGAGAAGAACAAACAAGCATATGTTCAGTACAGCTAAAACGATCAACACCACAGCTGAATGTATATATTCAAAGCTTCCTGATAATTTTAAAGCACCACCCCCAACtccattgaaaataatgagTGTAATTAGGGCTTTACACACAGCTGGCGCTCCTCCACCTTTCTTAATGTACTTCTTTGTTGCTCTTCCAGCTTGCGTGTACCATTCCGGATAGGTTACAAGAATCGCTAAAAATAAGTCAGTTGgttgaaaacaagaaattgttGACTTACTAAataggaaaataaaaatggatCCAATAGAACCGCCAGCAAGCCCGTAAAAAACATTCGTATACGGAGAAACCTTGTAACCAAAAACTATGGCTAGAAAAACAGtattatataaaatagCTATAATAGTCATTATGCCTACGGAAAAGTCTTTCCACCACTCTTTATTCGTTAAAGGGTCCGACCTGATGTTATTAACAGATTCTTGGGCGGAATTCTGAGCGGATCCATCAGCCATTTCTAAATCgataaatttgtttgaagcTAATGAATGTATTAGTAATAATTCgttgtttgtgaaaggATAGAGGTATTCGCCCTGTTTGTTGACAGTTATCGACAAGGTGATTCATTTCAAACCCAACaatcaaataaacaagcatgattcttccatcagAACTCCCTTTaatcaaaatcttttaaaCACGCACCCAAAGAATCaagctttcctttctatttcaactAATCTTACCTGAATACGGAGGAGGCGTACCATCAGAAGGAGACGACCGACTATCTGCCTTTTCATCACTgagcgttttggaagagtcatcagaatctgaaataggagtatatttgtttttcatattcacAATGGCAATTAGAGCCCAAAATAACACCAATAGTTACACTCTAAACGTCAATTTTTGAACCATCAAGAAAAGTCCGTAGGAACTGGTTTCAGTTTCCACAGATCTGTCAGAAATCTgtcagaaaaaggaattggtCCTTGcttaaaagcaaaatttgttttgcaaGATTAGTTTGcttaaaaccaaagatacgagtttgaaaaaaccTTGGTAATGGCTTTTCGCATGTCTCAATTCATAAAGCTGCGACATTATGTCACTGACTGGTCA
The nucleotide sequence above comes from Schizosaccharomyces osmophilus chromosome 3, complete sequence. Encoded proteins:
- the wtf41 gene encoding wtf meiotic driver (syntenic with wtf7 in CBS 15792), producing MKNKYTPISDSDDSSKTLSDEKADSRSSPSDGTPPPYSASNKFIDLEMADGSAQNSAQESVNNIRSDPLTNKEWWKDFSVGIMTIIAILYNTVFLAIVFGYKVSPYTNVFYGLAGGSIGSIFIFLFTILVTYPEWYTQAGRATKKYIKKGGGAPAVCKALITLIIFNGVGGGALKLSGSFEYIHSAVVLIVLAVLNICLFVLLIRNPNAFENMTLIPPTINRISRNGPPRNEEIEFQPLAEQSANA